One genomic segment of Hordeum vulgare subsp. vulgare chromosome 2H, MorexV3_pseudomolecules_assembly, whole genome shotgun sequence includes these proteins:
- the LOC123427654 gene encoding uncharacterized protein LOC123427654, protein MAPPPLATAAAATAEEFLEVLCVGCEEKLEVERGLTEFVCPDCATPQSLPPEFVPPPRRRALPLPRGAADARGARLPCGACGELLSVPVGLSRCSCPFCAAELAVDSARLRNYILTSAAAAVVPRSSASVPPIVAARERWQERPSYAMRAGLPQAEPDVRLIPLRRTQVERPVCLIHVHPDEQEYRDRVIDGEEIPVANETFANSSLQRNRPSLGPLLGRRIVGDEETQVFPQNEVRNHVNDQHSGYSVQPKRAKLARLHRVIHSEEMQDGSLSHEVYREARHTELIYEATATHRVGCSTGPQTPTRIIQQVHKQPYHETHADGSQVNCLDLDGVVHPPVNQVNHGEDASTEMIDKMLSRKNTWPTGCSVGPNSVNVEKRKASATNQVKQHMQKQQSDATRPEHTQKEHPDQAIGEPTNHLTNRAAMYSLPIKEATARCSKQKKPELVNAKTIAEKRHMESLNQNIQQAEGQTSDTDSHEIHVDIERESKANGRHGNTSTLKGREQVTPPNKLADVKQKNICTNDEIQKEQTEGNVSKQTSSWTQKKNRKGSIASSNEGLQLKCSKRLAKDSSSAMENKPLESESGDLQNFGHDVQVPADATDDELIEWVPLQQCPPSPDCEGSVASTDTDSVESGNDEDYVVSPNQSMSESDHPDIDRIVADLCPSTPSVHKVPQEISDELDDPDVTTTPLVPDMSDPEHLARNYLPLAVRRALAKGKKAGGRLCVKVWTLPKGVRIPVSLNTSGLPIGENAIMLINFLGALARDGVLAPLTYVSWKKFPKENKDCMWHIVKLKFDVDLRHELAVLSSIRSKWRVWKSHLKRKHYDSHTTEEERLADRDPRVPKEQWRVLVAYWNTEKAKARSAASKASRAKSTYVNKTGSKSFARVHQEESRSGDPSLENPEGSGDDYAPAMGAKRRVSARRNTPGRSPKYLQERSDPQAARAKRKAGDEVSTLRKNPKNSQESTILEAARDKRRAEDEAAALRKKVIAMEESQRKLQEDLARVTNAMSAMQKMMATGGLPNQNG, encoded by the exons ATGGCGCCACCGCCGCTagccacggcggcggcggcgacggccgaGGAGTTCTTGGAGGTGCTCTGCGTGGGGTGCGAGGAGAAGTTGGAGGTGGAACGGGGTCTGACGGAGTTCGTCTGCCCCGACTGCGCCACGCCGCAGTCGCTCCCCCCGGAGTTCGTGCCGCCGCCCCGGCGGAGGGCGCTGCCCCTGCCGCGCGGCGCGGCGGACGCGCGCGGGGCGAGGCTGCCGTGCGGCGCATGCGGCGAGCTCCTCAGCGTGCCCGTCGGGCTATCGCGATGCTCCTGCCCTTTCTGCGCCGCCGAGCTGGCCGTCGACTCCGCCCGCCTCCGGAACTACATCCTGACCTCCGCCGCGGCGGCCGTCGTACCGCGCTCCTCGGCATCCGTCCCTCCGATTGTTGCTGCTCGGGAG AGATGGCAAGAGCGTCCTAGTTACGCAATGCGTGCAGGGCTACCCCAAGCAGAGCCTGATGTGAGGCTAATTCCTCTGCGGAGGACACAGGTAGAGCGTCCTGTTTGTCTCATTCATGTGCATCCGGATGAACAAGAGTATCGTGATCGCGTGATCGATGGAGAAGAGATACCTGTGGCTAACGAGACTTTTGCAAATAGTAGCCTTCAGAGAAACCGACCTTCACTTGGCCCACTTCTTGGTCGTCGTATTGTAGGTGATGAGGAAACACAGGTTTTTCCtcaaaatgaggtcagaaatcatGTAAATGATCAGCACTCTGGTTACTCTGTTCAGCCAAAGCGAGCGAAGCTGGCACGCCTGCATAGAGTCATTCACTCAGAGGAGATGCAGGATGGGTCTCTCAGCCATGAAGTTTATAGAGAGGCGAGACATACTGAGCTGATATATGAGGCTACTGCTACTCATAGAGTTGGATGCTCCACTGGCCCCCAGACTCCTACTCGGATCATACAGCAGGTGCACAAACAGCCTTATCATGAAACTCATGCGGATGGCAGTCAGGTAAACTGTCTAGATCTGGATGGGGTGGTTCATCCGCCAGTCAACCAAGTAAATCATGGAGAAGACGCATCCACTGAGATGATCGATAAGATGCTTTCTAGGAAGAACACATGGCCAACTGGATGTTCAGTTGGACCCAACTCTGTTAATGTAGAGAAGAGAAAGGCATCGGCCACAAATCAGGTCAAGCAACATATGCAAAAACAACAGTCTGATGCAACTCGTCCAGAACACACACAGAAAGAGCATCCGGATCAGGCAATCGGTGAGCCTACCAATCATCTAACTAATAGAGCAGCAATGTACTCTCTTCCTATAAAGGAGGCTACTGCAAGGTGTAGCAAGCAGAAAAAACCAGAGTTAGTTAATGCCAAGACTATTGCCGAGAAGAGACATATGGAATCACTGAACCAAAATATACAACAGGCAGAAGGACAGACCTCTGATACTGATAGTCATGAAATCCATGTCGATATTGAGCGTGAAAGTAAGGCTAATGGCAGGCATGGCAACACTTCAACTCTTAAGGGGCGGGAACAGGTTACACCTCCGAATAAGCTGGCCGAtgtaaaacagaaaaatatatgcACTAATGATGAAATCCAGAAGGAGCAGACTGAAGGTAATGTTTCCAAGCAGACTAGTAGTTGGACTCAGAAGAAGAATAGAAAAGGCTCAATAGCTTCATCAAATGAAGGGCTTCAGCTTAAATGTAGTAAACGTTTGGCCAAAGATTCATCTTCTGCTATGGAAAATAAACCTCTAGAAAGCGAATCTGGTGACCTGCAGAATTTTGGTCATGATGTCCAAGTGCCAGCAGATGCTACGGATGATGAATTAATTGAATGGGTGCCTCTTCAGCAGTGTCCCCCCTCTCCAGATTGTGAAGGGTCAGTTGCCTCGACAGACACTGATTCTGTAGAAAGTGGTAACGATGAGGACTATGTTGTATCTCCAAATCAAAGCATGTCTGAGTCTGACCATCCAGATATTGATAGAATAGTTGCCGATCTTTGCCCTAGCACTCCCTCTGTACATAAGGTGCCTCAAGAAATCTCTGATGAATTAGATGACCCTGATGTAACCACAACTCCTTTAGTTCCTGATATGTCTGACCCCGAGCATCTCGCGCGGAATTATTTACCTCTAGCGGTCAGACGGGCGCTTGCAAAGGGAAAGAAAGCAGGAGGTCGTCTTTGTGTCAAAGTGTGGACCTTGCCCAAGGGTGTACGGATACCGGTCTCCTTGAACACTTCGGGCCTGCCAATCGGAGAAAATGCAATCATGTTGATTAACTTTCTAGGCGCACTGGCACGAGACGGAGTGTTGGCACCTCTCACGTATGTAAGTTGGAAAAAATTTCCGAAGGAGAACAAGGATTGTATGTGGCACATTGTTAAG CTTAAATTTGATGTTGATCTACGTCACGAGTTAGCGGTCCTAagctccataagaagcaagtggcGGGTTTGGAAATCTCATTTAAAACGGAAACACTATGATTCTCATACAACTGAAGAGGAACGCCTTGCTGATCGAGATCCTCGTGTCCCAAAAGAACAATGGCGAGTCCTTGTTGCATATTGGAATACCGAAAAGGCAAAG GCCAGAAGTGCTGCATCTAAAGCTTCTCGAGCCAAATCAACCTATGTCAATAAAACCGGATCCAAGAGCTTTGCACGGGTGCACCAGGAAGAG TCACGATCTGGTGACCCATCTCTCGAGAATCCAGAAGGGTCAGGAGATGACTATGCACCTGCGATGGGTGCAAAAAGGAGGGTCAGTGCACGCAGGAATACACCTGGGCGCTCCCCCAAATACCTGCAAGAAAGGTCAGACCCGCAGGCTGCGAGGGCCAAAAGAAAAGCTGGAGATGAAGTCTCCACACTGAGAAAGAACCCCAAAAACTCCCAGGAAAGCACAATCTTGGAAGCTGCGAGGGATAAAAGAAGGGCTGAAGATGAGGCAGCTGCTCTAAGGAAGAAGGTGATAGCGATGGAGGAAAGTCAAAGAAAACTGCAGGAGGACTTGGCAAGAGTGACGAATGCAATGAGCGCTATGCAGAAGATGATGGCAACTGGTGGCTTACCAAATCAAAATGGGTGA